The Stigmatella ashevillena genomic sequence CGCGGCCAGCGTCGTCCGATAGTCGTCCGGCTCCTCCGAGTCCGCCGCGTCCGAGAACAGCAGCACGTGCCGCGTGGCCTTGTCGCTGCGCAGAATCTGCGTCTTGCCCTCGCGCAAGGCCTCACCCACGAAGATGCCGCCGCCCCCACTGAAGCCGCGCGCCACCTTGTTCAGGGGCAACCCCTCCCCCACCGGGCTCAGGGAGAAGATTTCATGCGGCTCGGTGTCCACCATGTGCACCGAGGCATCGTCCTGCTCGTTGAGCAGGGTGAGCGCCCCCACCACGCCCTCGGCAGCCACCTCCATCTTCGTGCGGCCATCGGGCACCGTCGCCCCCATCGAGCAGCTACAGTCCATCAGCACGCTGAGCGCCACGGAGGTGCGGCGTTGCTCCTCGCGCAGCTCCAGCGACACGGGCAGCACGGGCTCCAGGACCGAGCGCCGGTAGCCTCCCTGGCCGAAGCTGTCACGGCCTCCCGTCATGACGAGCCCGCCGCCCGCCTGCTCCACGTAGGCCGCCAGCGCCTGGAGGCCGGGCTCGCCCAGGGCGTTCGCGTCCACGTTCTCCAGCACCACCGCGCCCACCCCCTCCAGGTGCTCCAACGACAGGGCGAAGGGCTCGCGCACCTCCAACCGCAGGCCCGCGGCGCCCAGCGCTTGGGCCAACGTGCCCGCCGGCTGGCGGCTGAGCAGCAGCACGCGCGGCGGCCCTTCCACGCGCAACACCGCGCGGCCCTCGTCGTTCTCCACCACCCCGTCGCCGGGCGTCTCCACCTTGAGCCGGTAACGGGCCAGGCCCTCCTTCTCGATCAGGTCTCGAAAGGGCAGCACGTTGGAGCCCGGGTGGAACTCGAACGGCCCCTTCACCAAAGGCTGGCCGTCGCGCTCCAGGAGCACCGTGCCCGTCACCGCCCCCGAGGCCACCACCACGGCGGAGAACTGGAAGGGCTCGCGCGCGGACACCGCCGGGGGCACGTCCAGCGAGACGACGGCCAGATCCAGCGGCACCGTCTCGCGCGCCACGTGGCGGAAGTCCACGGCGATGCCCCGGGCCGCCAGCCTCCGGGCCGCCCCGCGCGCGTCCGCGCCCGTGGCCCGCCCATCCGCTACCACCAGGACCCGCCCGGCGCGCTCGGGCGGAATGAGGGCCTCGGCCGCATCCAACGCCGCCGAGAGCTCCGAGGCCTCCGCGTCCACCGGCCGGGAGAAGCCTCCGAAGGAGCCCTCCGCGCTCAGGGGCTGCTCCACCCGGGCCTCGCGCCCGAAGGTGATGACCCCCACCCGGTCCCCCGCTCGCCGCTGCCCCTCCAGCAACTTCACCAGTTCCAGGGCCACCCGGTCCGCGTCCAGCGGCATGGAGCGGGAGCGGTCCACCACCACCACCACGTCGCTGCCCGCGTGGCGCAGCACCAGTTCGGGCCCGGCGAGCGCCCCCACGGCGAGAATCAACAGCCCCCACCTCAAGGCCATGGGCACGCCCGGCCGCGCCCCGCGCTTCCAGAGGAAAAGCCCCAGGGGGACCAGCAGCACCAAGGCCTGTGGCAGGGAGAAGCTCACGGATTCGGGGCACTTTACCTCTGCTCCCACCTCCGAGGCCCAGAAGGCGCCCCTTTCTCCCTGGGTCCCCTGTCAACTTTCCTGACGGGATTGGTGTAGAGTTTCTTTCGGAATGGTCCCCTTCCGAGCCGGACACCTTCTGCCCTCGGTACAGGGCGCAGACTCGTTCTCCTTTCACGAGGAGCGCGCGTTCCTGCGGCAGCGGCTGGTATTTCTGTACAAGACGCTCTTCGTGCTCTCCGCCAGCTTCTTCGGCGTCACCGCGGGGGCCGGACTCCTGCTGCACCATCGGACGTGGGAGCGGGTCTTTCTCACCCCCGGCGCTTGCTCCCACCTGCTCAGCATCCTGGGCGCGCTCGGGTGCTGGCTGACCTGCCGCAACGCGGTGCTCTCCATCCGGGCGCTGAAGTGGCTGGAGGGCCTGGCCCTGGTGGGGCTGCTGTATCTCCTGAAGGTCAGCTCCTACGTCACCAACGATGTCTATGCGCTGCTGCTCGGCACCACCTGTGCGAGCATTTCCCGCGCGGTCTTCATTCCCACCTCCGTGCGCCGGACGTTCTGGCTGTCCCTGGCCTGCGCCCTGCCGGATGCCCCCCTGCTGGCGCTGAGCCTCCACAACCGCTCCGCCGACAGCATCCTGCAACCCACGGTCGACGCGCTGCTCTGGAGCGCCATCACCGTCATCCTGGCCACCCTCGTCTGCCGGACCATCTACGGGCTGCGCCAGCAGGTGCGGGATGCCCACCGCCTGGGCCAGTACACCCTGCTGGAGCCTCTGGGCGCGGGCTCCATGGGAGAAGTGTTCCTGGCCAGCCATGCCCTGCTCCGCCGCAACACCGCCATCAAGGTCCTGCGCCCTGACGCGGGGGGGCAGGATCTCGAGCGCTTCGAGCGCGAGGTGCAGCTCACCAGCCAGCTCACCCACCCCAACACCATCGCCATCTACGACTACGGCCGCACCGCCGACGGGCTCTTCTATTACGCCATGGAGTACCTGGAGGGGATGGACCTGGCGAAGCTCCTGGCCGTCTCAGGGCCCCAGCCGCCCGAGCGCGTCATCCACGTGCTCAGCCAGGTCTGCGGCGCGCTCGAGGAGGCGCACGGCCAGGGGCTGCTCCACCGGGACATCAAGCCCGCGAACCTCTTCCTCTGTCGGCGCCGGGGCATCCCGGACCTGGTGAAGGTGCTGGACTTCGGGCTGGTGAAGCAACTGGGGGGCACCGAGGAGCCCGGTTCCGCCGAGGGCCCCGTGCTGGCCGGCACGCCGCTCTACCTGTCTCCCGAGACGTTCGCCGCCCCAGAGAAGGTGGACGCGCGCTCGGATCTCTATTCGTTGGGGGCGGTGGGGTACGCCCTGCTCACGGGCCACCATGTTTTCGAGGGGCCGAGCGCCTCGGAGATTTGCGCGCACCACGTGAACACGCCGCCCACGCCCCCGGAGGTCCGCCTGGGCACCGCGCTGCCCGCGGACCTGTGCGCCATCATCCTGCGCTGTCTGGAGAAGCAGCCCGAGGCCCGGTTCTCCAGCGCCCGGGAGCTGCGCACGGCCTTGGAAGCGTGCGTGCACGCCCGCGCCTGGACGGAGCTGGAGGCCGAGCAGTGGTGGGAGGCCCAGCAGGACGCGGAGCTGGAGAAGACGTTCGTGCGGACCAACCCCCTGGCGCTCTCCCAGACGCTGGTGACGGACTTGAGCCATCGCGCGGCGTAACGACCCCGCTCACAGCCGCCGCGTCACGTAGAAGTCCGCCAGCAGCGCGCCCAAGAGCACCACCAGCGGCCAGCGCGCCCGTCCCTCCGCGCCCGCGTCCCGCGCGTCCGTCTCCTCGGCCTGGGCTTCCCGTTCTCCCCGGCCTCGGCCCCGCAAGTCCGACTCCCGGGCATCCAGGGACAACACGTCCGCCACGTCCACCACGTCGCCCTCCCGCACCAACGCATAGCGGCCGGGCACGGGCGGCGCGGGCAGGGTGAGCGCACCGGCTCCAAACAGGGGCTTCTCCCCCAACGGCCCTTCCAGGGCGTAGCGGACTCCCGCCTCCGTCACCA encodes the following:
- a CDS encoding VWA domain-containing protein, which gives rise to MSFSLPQALVLLVPLGLFLWKRGARPGVPMALRWGLLILAVGALAGPELVLRHAGSDVVVVVDRSRSMPLDADRVALELVKLLEGQRRAGDRVGVITFGREARVEQPLSAEGSFGGFSRPVDAEASELSAALDAAEALIPPERAGRVLVVADGRATGADARGAARRLAARGIAVDFRHVARETVPLDLAVVSLDVPPAVSAREPFQFSAVVVASGAVTGTVLLERDGQPLVKGPFEFHPGSNVLPFRDLIEKEGLARYRLKVETPGDGVVENDEGRAVLRVEGPPRVLLLSRQPAGTLAQALGAAGLRLEVREPFALSLEHLEGVGAVVLENVDANALGEPGLQALAAYVEQAGGGLVMTGGRDSFGQGGYRRSVLEPVLPVSLELREEQRRTSVALSVLMDCSCSMGATVPDGRTKMEVAAEGVVGALTLLNEQDDASVHMVDTEPHEIFSLSPVGEGLPLNKVARGFSGGGGIFVGEALREGKTQILRSDKATRHVLLFSDAADSEEPDDYRTTLAALRRENVTVSVIGLGTPKDSDADLLREVAQLGGGRVYFADDALSLPRIFSQETITVARAAFVDVPTSLEAAPDLPLLGRLPALGLPQVGGYNLTYLKPQASVAMRTLDENAAPLLALWPRGMGRAVAFMAEVDGPFTGELREWAGLRATLEGMVRWSMQEGSGPRDAAVVRAERRGNLLRVTLDLTPGEPMPTVLPSLVVLPGEGGGAPVEVQMRWEDEDRLVGEYTLPGRGTWHPVVKLGSRALRAPPVAFPYAPEFEPGSAAEGLELLRSVAKAGGGVERLSLVGLFADAPVSEGRVALAPWLVGFAVLVLLTEVGVRRFFSSPRLRKPVLAGMSPARTSVALPAREVPAQAPAAPASPKPAEAPEAQKPEGGVDSALEAARARARKRWGR
- a CDS encoding serine/threonine-protein kinase translates to MVPFRAGHLLPSVQGADSFSFHEERAFLRQRLVFLYKTLFVLSASFFGVTAGAGLLLHHRTWERVFLTPGACSHLLSILGALGCWLTCRNAVLSIRALKWLEGLALVGLLYLLKVSSYVTNDVYALLLGTTCASISRAVFIPTSVRRTFWLSLACALPDAPLLALSLHNRSADSILQPTVDALLWSAITVILATLVCRTIYGLRQQVRDAHRLGQYTLLEPLGAGSMGEVFLASHALLRRNTAIKVLRPDAGGQDLERFEREVQLTSQLTHPNTIAIYDYGRTADGLFYYAMEYLEGMDLAKLLAVSGPQPPERVIHVLSQVCGALEEAHGQGLLHRDIKPANLFLCRRRGIPDLVKVLDFGLVKQLGGTEEPGSAEGPVLAGTPLYLSPETFAAPEKVDARSDLYSLGAVGYALLTGHHVFEGPSASEICAHHVNTPPTPPEVRLGTALPADLCAIILRCLEKQPEARFSSARELRTALEACVHARAWTELEAEQWWEAQQDAELEKTFVRTNPLALSQTLVTDLSHRAA